One segment of Mycolicibacterium baixiangningiae DNA contains the following:
- a CDS encoding nucleoside/nucleotide kinase family protein, with protein MDSNEQDSVHPRGLPPEVVTADEALRVVTAESQALLDGGAGRVLIGVTGPPGTGKSTFARRIVEHVGPLAIYVPMDGFHLSNAQLRRLQRLSRKGAPDTFDADGYVAALTRIAGAYGSRDVYVPDFDRSLEEPVAAGLVVPADARLVVTEGNYLGLWDGVRPLLTRLYYLDTERTVRRARLIARHVAFGRTDVDARRWVETVDDPNADLVAETRDRCDCILEIVVSHSD; from the coding sequence GTGGACTCCAACGAGCAGGACAGCGTTCACCCACGCGGTCTGCCGCCGGAAGTCGTGACCGCCGACGAGGCACTGCGTGTGGTCACCGCGGAGTCGCAGGCGCTTCTCGACGGCGGGGCGGGGCGGGTGCTCATCGGAGTGACGGGTCCGCCGGGCACGGGCAAGTCCACCTTCGCCCGGCGGATCGTCGAGCACGTCGGGCCCCTGGCGATCTACGTCCCGATGGATGGATTCCACCTGTCCAACGCGCAACTGCGACGCCTGCAACGGCTTTCGCGCAAGGGAGCGCCGGACACCTTCGACGCGGACGGCTACGTTGCCGCGCTCACGCGCATCGCCGGCGCCTACGGGAGCCGAGACGTCTACGTGCCCGATTTCGACCGATCGCTCGAGGAGCCGGTGGCGGCGGGTCTGGTGGTGCCCGCCGACGCCCGACTGGTGGTCACCGAGGGCAACTATCTCGGCCTCTGGGACGGCGTTCGCCCATTGCTCACTCGGCTCTACTACCTCGACACCGAGCGCACCGTTCGCCGCGCGCGGCTGATTGCCCGCCACGTGGCCTTCGGGCGCACCGACGTCGACGCGCGCCGTTGGGTCGAGACCGTCGACGATCCGAATGCCGACCTCGTGGCAGAGACTCGTGACCGCTGCGACTGCATCCTCGAAATCGTTGTGTCGCATTCTGATTGA
- a CDS encoding mechanosensitive ion channel family protein: protein MANFAPKLVAFLVILIIGWILAKLIAKAIDKVLEKVGFDRAVERGGVKKALARSNYDASTIVSKIVYYALLLVVLQLAFGVFGPNPISALIAGVISFLPNLLVAVIIVVVAAAIAAAVRDIVSNALSGLSYGRVLANVASITIVGLGIIAALSQVGIALTVTLPVLIAILGTVGGILVVGVGGGLIKPMQQRWEDYLSRAEDEGRKMREHLSNREQEQTTAIPVSSYSEPGYPQGSGQQGGGQPGYGQAPQYPSDHRQPQSGPPTGPYPSGPPTGPYPSGPPAGYDDPYGGRHTGMPGGQQYPYGGDRGGQQ from the coding sequence GTGGCGAACTTCGCCCCGAAACTGGTGGCGTTCCTCGTCATCCTGATCATCGGGTGGATCTTGGCGAAGCTGATCGCCAAGGCCATCGACAAGGTCCTCGAGAAGGTCGGATTCGATCGAGCCGTCGAACGGGGCGGGGTCAAGAAGGCGCTGGCGCGAAGTAACTATGACGCCTCCACGATCGTCAGCAAGATCGTCTACTACGCGCTCCTGCTGGTCGTACTGCAGTTGGCTTTCGGCGTCTTCGGTCCCAACCCGATCAGCGCGCTGATCGCCGGCGTGATCTCCTTCCTCCCGAATCTGCTTGTGGCGGTGATCATCGTCGTGGTAGCAGCGGCGATCGCCGCAGCGGTCCGCGACATCGTGTCCAATGCGTTGAGCGGGCTGTCCTACGGGCGGGTGCTGGCCAACGTCGCGAGCATCACGATCGTCGGGCTGGGCATCATCGCGGCGCTCAGCCAAGTCGGGATCGCTCTGACCGTCACGTTGCCGGTGCTGATCGCCATTCTCGGTACGGTCGGCGGAATCCTCGTCGTGGGTGTCGGTGGTGGTCTCATCAAACCGATGCAGCAGCGCTGGGAGGACTATCTGTCCCGGGCCGAGGATGAGGGCCGCAAGATGCGCGAGCACCTCTCGAACCGCGAACAGGAGCAGACGACCGCGATTCCGGTCAGCAGCTACTCAGAGCCCGGGTACCCGCAGGGGAGTGGCCAGCAGGGTGGCGGTCAACCCGGATACGGCCAGGCGCCTCAATATCCGAGTGACCACCGCCAACCCCAGTCCGGGCCTCCGACCGGGCCGTATCCGTCCGGCCCACCGACCGGGCCGTATCCGTCCGGCCCACCGGCCGGGTACGACGATCCCTACGGCGGCCGGCACACCGGCATGCCTGGGGGGCAGCAATACCCGTACGGCGGTGACCGCGGCGGACAACAGTGA